The sequence below is a genomic window from Prunus dulcis unplaced genomic scaffold, ALMONDv2, whole genome shotgun sequence.
CCCATGTCGGAAAGTAGATTTGGCTAAATTGGCTTGATTGTTCTATACCCGCATTCAGGTTTTTCCTTCTACCAGCCATTTCCATCAATAGCATTCCGAAACTATACACATCGGCTTTGTATGAAACACCTCCAATGTTTTTGTAGAACAGTTCTGGAGCAATGTATCCCATGGTTCCTCTTGCTGCAGTCAAAGATACAATGCTATTATCCAATGGGTATAGCTTTGCTAACCCAAAATCAGAGACCTTGGGAGTAAAATTCTCGTCTAGAAGAATGTTGTGAGGCTTGATGTCAAAGTGCAAAATTTGCATGTCACACCCTTGATGGAGGTAATCAATACCACGAGCCACTCCGAGTGcgatttcaaatattttatggCAACTTAAAGACACATCTCCTTGTTGAGAAAAAATGTATTTCTCGAGAGACCCATTAGACATGAAATCATATACAAGAGCACGTTTTGAACCTTCAACACAGAAGCCAATAAGTCGCACCACGTTAACATGGCGAATCCTTCCAATGGTAGCAACCTCATTGATAAAGTCTTGGCCATTATTAGTTTTGGACTTGCCTAACATCTTGATGGCTACAAGGTGACCGCGGCGGAGCTTTGCCTTGTATACAGAGCCATAGCCTCCTTCACCCAATTTGTCCTTGAAACCTCTGGCCATCTTTTTGATGTCCGAGTAAGAGTACCTTATTGGCATGAGATTATTATTACTCTGTAGAAAGTCTTCTATATTCTCATACATTGACAAGTGCCTCCTTCGCCATTTATATATTAGCAGTGCAGTTACAAAGGGAAAACCAAATGTAAATTTGGCTGCTACGTATAGTACTGCATGTTTCACAAAAATGGAATTAATGAACACGAAGtataataatgataataataataatatactcCTTTGCAAATCCATCTCAATCAAAATAAGAATATTAATGTTCCACTGATCCACGAGTATTCTCTTACCTAGGAAACCGACTGCACATCCCAGAAGCTTGGCAAAGTAGAATCTGGGCATATCCGTAGGCAACAAAGGCCCATCAGGGTTGAAGAGCCTATATGCGGGGTGAAGACATGCTTCTGCAACAGAAGTAAAGAAATCAATCGATCAATGGAATGACTAAGGTGGTTAGTCAAGCGAAAAGGACAAAGAAAAGTAAACGTCTATTTACAGAGTTGAGGGATCCACTCGCCTAGAAACGCTAAGATCCCCAGGTACCAACGGATTTCTACATTGCGAAAGAGAATTCTGGTTAGACCAACATAAATTATACacaaattatgaaaagaaaactgtAACTGATGGAAATTACAGTTTAACATGCTATCATAGTCATCAAAGCGGGTCATTTTGACTTCCAGGGGTAAAACTGATATTTGACATAGTTTCAGAGGGTACTATAGTAAATAAGCCAtctttaatatataatttataatttaaaggTTTGGCAATTGTCTAAccaccttcttcttctacttctgGTAAGCATTGAATTCCATTGCCGGTGCTGTTCAGCCAGCAAAATTCCCCTGATCCGCACGTTACGCTACTACATGCATAATTAAGCCATGAGAGTTCAAAGCCATGCGCTATTTCATTATATATTCCTTTGCAAGACGTCATGAGCTCCTCAGTTGAAGGGGACACCATGACCATTAGTGTTATTTTGCAGGAATCCCCAAAATTGTATGACCTTGGGCCAATTGCATAGCCACTCCCAACCggaaattttatgaaataagaatatgttgttaaattggagaaagaagaattggaagaagaatAGTTGTTGACCCCACTGATGCATGGAGCTGTTTCAACAATGAGATGGGAAGGATTCATTGGAATTTCACAGCTCAGGAAGATTATAGACATTAATGATTCTATATGGTAATACTCACGAAGAGGACCTGTATAAACGGAGTCATAAGAAAAGTTGAAGGGGGCCAAGGAGTAGAGTGGGTGGGAGAAGTAGTTGTCCTTGATCTTGTGAACACCAGCATCCACAAGTCGGATTGTGAAGTTATTGTAATTGATTGCTTGTACATAATACTTTCCTGATAACAAGGATAGCACTGCATGATGAGTAGTACCATTTCCCTTGGCCTCACAAGATAGCTCGAACCTTTTGTTGCCGCAGTGTTTAGAGTCTCCTTTCAATCGGAATGGATAGTTTACGTTAATATTTCCACAAGAACGGGCACAATCAGAGTTATCATGAGCTTTATTAGCTGTACAATTATTGGAAGCTGTTTGGGAACAAGAGGAAGGaacatgaagaagaagaagaagaagaaggagcaCTGTGTAAGCAGCAAATAGGAGACTTCCTCCAGACATGCTGTCAGAGCACAAGGGATATTTCCAATTTACTGCAGTTTAACTCTTTAAAGAGATAAttaaaaatccttttttttttttgttttttttttttgcacaaTCAGATAAATTTTAAGAGATCACCCAAGTCCAGAAGGAGTGGGGCCCATGTCATCTCAGGTAAtccacacaaaagaaaaagaaacccaaGTCCATATCATATCATCTTCAAGGATACTCAGCATGCCATCATGAATTTCTCACGGTGGTTGCTCATGATAGTCGTAATAGTAGTAGATGCACTCAATGGTGGAGTAGGCCATGAAGATTGCAGAGAAACAAGATGTCACCCCTACGGCCCAGCCATCCGATTCCCATTTCGACTTAAGGGTAGGCAGCCGATCCATTGTGGCTACCGGGGCTTTGATGTTTCATGCACTGACGACAACGAGACTATACTTGAGTTACCATCGTCGTCAGCTAAGTTCCGTGTTTATGAGATTAACTACAGATCTCATGCAATTAGAGGACCACCTTATGATGGTTGTTGCTTGCCAAGGGAGTTGTTTTAATGGTTCTTCTCCCTTTAAATTCGTAGGCCGCTCAATCTTATTCAGCTGTCCACCGTCAACAGTAAGAGATGAATATTGTTCCAATTATCATCGTCTGGCGAGATTGAGCCCATGCCATGGCAACAATACTGGTAACCATGTTTACGCTGTCTTGGTGATTATTGTTCTGTTTATCTGTTTTGATGTACCTCATGTGgtggtagggtaaagttccctATTGACTTAAAAACCATTGGTAATTAATCAAGTCAACTTCCTTTTTGTGTGCAAGCGTGCCATTGTTAACGGTTAAAACCTTAACATATATGAAATGTAATAACTTGGTATGAAATGtaataacttgcgccccaagctATTGAATTTGATCAAgtgattttgaatttgggtgaggaatatctcccaagtaagttcttttcttgcctcaaaCGGGTGAGGACTTTATAATTTCCCACAATAAAACTAGTAAGTCTAGGCATAATAAGtgttgaaaaacaaaataaactagTCCATAAGGAGgatatttatacaagtacaagTTGATTTTCCTACAAGGAATCCTAACTAGGTAACTCCTCTAATTAGGCAACATGAATCACACTAGGAAATCAGGGTTCACGCCAACATTTTGATCTGTATATACTTTAATATTTAAGAGCACGTATGTTAATGCTATAAGAATTCATTCTTTAGTTGCAAGATATCGCTTTCGAAATAGCCAAACGAATTGAATATTTTTGCCTAGGGTGTCACCACCGAATCCTCCACTTCCAATATAACACTTCCGATATAACACCAcataatatgtatataaaaaaataaaaataaaagttaatacAATGCTAACCAGTTATTTAGATCCacttaataatattattaaaataatatgaagCATTCATTTTTTAGATCATGAATTAACATTCTAACATAACTACAATAAACTAGTCTATATATTGTTTTCAAGTTCTCTCCGCTAAACTCAAAGGAGCAGAAGATACCAAGTATGTGCTCAAAACTGGTGATTATTATTCAAATATAGCTGTTATGAGAGGTACTTGTCTATTTATCATTGTCCACATTTTGAAACACCCAAAGGAAATTTCCTTTCAGGTGAAGAAGACTAATGAAATTTCCATAAGGTTTTTGGGCTTAGTGAAGCAAGAAGCCAGGTGTAGACAACGTAGAGCAGGGGTAGGCATCAGGATCGGAAAACTGGAACACCAAACCGGACCAGCgaaaaaaaaacgaaagaaGACATcgattgaccaaaaaagtcaacaactCGTACCGAAATCGGATCGAACCTATTTCAACTGGTTCTAGTTTCGGTTTTACCCcacaccaaaccaaaccagatcggttgtatttttttttttttaaattacaaatttttaaaatccaatgctatatttttaattttataattaatatttttccaaaacttcaaaaaaaattctcattaCATGAACTGGatcatttgttaatttttaagccaaaaaataattttttcatttaaaaaaattaaatttttgtttttggaaaaaaaacaatttaataatcCGATTCAAAACCGGAATCGGTCATAACAGAACCGgcctgttttttttattttttttgcttgaaaCAAACTGGTTAAATAGTATCAGTTCCTTTTCTAGTTTGAGGTAAGAATCggaccgtgcccacccctaacgTAGGTGAAGACTTTGACCATATACTCATGTTATGTGGTTCTCATCCTAttcgaaaataaaaaaaggacaaaaagataaataaaacaaagaaagttcAACGAGAACTAAACACTTGTCCGCATTCTAAGACACCCCAAAGAAATTTCCTTTAAGGTGAAGAAGACTAACGAAATATCCATAAGGTTTTTTGAGGCCTAGTGAAGCAAGAAGCCAAGTGTAGGCAACGTAGAGGAAGACTTTGACCATATACTCATGTTGTGTGGTTCTCATCttattccaaaagaaaataaataaataaataaataaataaaaataaaacaaagaaagctCAATAAGAACTAAACACTTGTCCACATTCTGAGACACCCCAAGAAAATTTCCTTTAAGATGAAGAAGACTAATGGTATTTCCATTAGGTTTTTAAGGCCTAGTGAAGCAAGAAGCCAAGTGTAGGCAACGTAGAGGAAGACTTTGACCATATACTCATGTTATGTGGTTCTCATCCTATtcccaaagaagaagaaaaaagataacaagaaaaataaaacaaagaaagttcAATGAGAACTAAACACTTATCCACATTCTGAGACACCCCAAGGAAAATTCCTTTCAAGTGAAGAAGACTAATGAAATTTCCATAAGGTTTTTTTAGGCCTAGTGAAGCAAGAAGCCAAGTGTAGGTAACGTAGAGGAAGACTTTGACCATAAACTCATGTTGTGTGGTTCTCATActattccaaaagaaaaaaggacaaaaagaaaaataaaacaaagaaagctCAATGAGAACTAAATACTTGTTCCACAATAGACAACTACTTAAGCTTGGGAATCTCTCTAACCCACTCCTCAAGTCAGGAAATATTTTCTGCATTAGTGATTATTTGGACTTTATAATACAATGCTAACTAgttgtttgggttttaataATATCATTAAAATGGATCTGAATCATCTTTTTTGATTTCCTCTCTGTCATGATCTACTTGACTTTTCTTATAAGCATGCAATCTCATTTAATTTTCatccaaaagccaaaaaattGACACATCAAACGtagattattttttaataaataaaaaattgcttCACACCCAAAATAAACATTACGAAACGTTAAAACAGTCTGTTGCTCTCTTCCCATCGCCTCCCCCTTTCATCTTCAAAAATTGAACCAAACCATACTAGAAGAGCCAACAACTCAAAGCTATGGCATGTTCTTCAAATTTCACACGacaacctgtttaaagaataCAAGTGTCTTAGTTTACTCAATTCAATTTTACTTCAATATCTTGCAATTTCTCTCACCATACACAAgattttcttcctccattCCAAGTACAAGAagtttacaccataatcaaTCGAGCGCATTCGGCATTAAACGACTGATACCTAAGCAGGCACTCTAGTTGCCAAGGGGAAAGAGACACTTTGAAAGAATACAAGTGACGTCACCACCTTCTTAACCTACCGAAGGAAGACCTTCTTCCAAAGCGGTAACCACCTTCTTCTGAGTTTCCTTCCACAGGATCGCTCCACAATGAAGGTCCTCAACCTTCTCCCCCTGCTGAAGATCAAACTCTCCTTTATCTAAGTTAACCCTCCCAAAgagagcatcaacagtttagCGCCTTCTGTGGGAATCGATTTCGAATCCCACCTCTCCACCAGTTCCGCTGGGTCCATCTCCTATCCGACCCTGTCGTGTCTTCTGCCCCACCCACTCCGCCATGCCGAGTGAAGCTAGCCTTGATACCCAACACCATACCCCTCATGGGAACTTTACCATCCTGAGGACTGGGAGCCTTACCATTCCGAAGGTTTCGAATAGTGGGAAACTTATCCACCTCTACCCACCCAACACAACAAATCTTCGGCACCTGAAGCCCTCCCTCATGCCGATCCTGACATGCGACTCCTTTTCGGGAAGGTCTCCTGTCTTGAGAATGAGCAACACTGCAACCATCAACCCCTCTGGACGAAGCCACGCCCTGGTCCCTTCACTGAACTTATCCTCAACTATCGTGATTGCATTGCCTTCTTGAGAATGAGCAACACTGCATTGTTGGcatgacttgtggatattgacttactttccttacacaccaagaattcctattataattgtaattgatttactttaattcctgatttcctactataaatggatttaggaatttattatttacttgcccattcaggttttgttgtattataaatatgacctcctacaaggagaagaatatacagaaaattcccacaaacaaatattctctcatagttttcatattttagcatggtatcagagcggcgatcttgggattgctgactctagtttctaaaccctagccaccaCCATGGGGGAGGATGACTCTTCTAATCCTCATGGCGGTAGCACCACTGCTTCCTCCTCTCCTTCTCAACCAACCATAGccgagttgagtgcccaggtGGCTCAACTAATGCAGATGCAGACTCGGACCTCGAAATTGATCCTAAATCAGGATCCTAccaagacgaccccgacctcGACTCagacgacgaccccgacctcGAATCAGACGACAACCTTGAACCAGAATCAGACAACGATTCCGACGACAATTACCTATGAAgcttccgctgcacagattgGCATAAAGTTGGATGGCACCAACTATGCCCTATGGTCCCAAGTTGTAGAGTTGTATATCTCCGGCAAAGACAAATTGGGATATATTAATGGCGATCTTCCACAACCTCCTTCGACCGCTCCAACGTTTCCTCGCTAGCGTACCGAGAACTCTATTGTGAAGGGATGGCTCATCAATTCTCTGGAGCAGAGCTTGATTGGCAATTTCATTCGATTTTCGACGGCAAAAGCGGTGTGGGATGCAATTGCCACAACTTACTATGATGGCACTGACACCTCTCAGGTTTATGATCTGAAACCACGAGTCTCTCGTATGCGACAAGCTGGTGGCTCCATTTAAACCTATTACAATACTCTCCAAAGCTTATGGAGAGAAATTGATTTTCGTCGTCCAAATATGATGGAGTATGAAAGTGATATCAAGCGCTATAATGATATTCTGCAGGAAGATTGAGTTTACATATTTTTGGATGGCCTTGATGATCGTCTTGATAAGGCCCGAAGTGATGTTCTTCACATGACTCCATTCCCTACTGTTGACCAAGCTTATGCCTATGTTCGCCGTGAAGATGTTCGACAAGCAGTGATGATGGGTTCATCCGATCGAGCCACTGGTGCTAGCTTAGCGGCCAAGAGTGCTCCTCGATCAGGTCCCCCTACTCGTGACGGACAGCCCCATAATTCCTCAACTGCGGCCCACCTTCAGATCCAGTCATATGCTACTGCTGCTGGTGCGCCACTTCCTAAAACCATCCCACCTTCCCGTCCCAAGGCTCCGACTGATGGAAGTGGTTGCACGCACTGTGGCAACCTCAAACATACCCGTGACACCTATTTTAAGCTAAATGGTTATCCTGATTGGTGGGAGGACCTCTGCGTTCGCAAGCTCAAAGAAGCTGCTAGTAAATCCGGCCGTGTTGCTCTTGTCTCTACCGAACCCCCATTAGCCTTGTTCCTGCAGGTAGATCCTCCTGATAGTCCCGTGCTTCCGGATGTCTCAGGTAACTGTGGTTATGCATTTCATACTTCTGATCTACGAGATACTACTggttggataattgattctagcgccactgatcatatgaccTTTGATCCGAATGATTTTTTGCACACCACTACACCCCGCCGCACAAGTATTGCCAATGCAAATGGAGTTACCtatcctgtgacaggggcCGGCACTGTTGCCCTTTCACCTTCTCTGTCCCTTTCTAATACTCTACTCGTTCCATCTTTGTCTAATAAATTAATGTCTGTAAGTCAGGCCACTGAACAACTAAATTGTTGTGCACTAATTTatcccaatttttgtttactacAGGATATTCTCACCAAGGAGATCATTGGGCGTGGTACTAAAACAGGGGGGCTGTACTATGTGGATGACTTCAGTATGGGACGTGCCAATAGTGTAAAGCATCCGTCTGATGACAAGCACCAACAAATTTGGCTCTGGCACCGACGTTTGGGGCATCCATCTTTTGGTTATATGAGACACTTATTGCCCGAATTGTTTTCTGTATTTAAGGATTCAGATTTTAAATGTGACACTTGCATTCTAGCCAAGAGTCATAGAGCATCCTATCCTTTAAGGATGAATAAAAGTACTATTCCTTTTGCTTTAATTCATtatgatgtttggggaccctCACCTATTTCTACTCATTCCGGTATTCgttggtttgtcacattcatagatgattgtacacggatgacatggctttatttgatgaaaaataagaatgaaGTGTTTTCCATGTTCCAATCCTTTCACAAACAGATGGAAACACAGTTCAATGCTCGAATACAGATTCTTCGCTCtgacaatggtggagaatttgttaatcatgattttcagacttacttccagACACATGGCATTATTCATGAGACAACTTGCCCccagacaccacaacaaaatggtgttgccgAACGGAAGAATCGTCATCTCCTTGAAACAGCTCGTGCTCTTCTCATTGATGGCCATGTTCCTCGTtatcactgggatgatgctgTCGTCACTGCTGTCCACCTTATCAACCGCATGCCATCTGGGGTCTTGAACTTCAAAACTCCATTAC
It includes:
- the LOC117612657 gene encoding rust resistance kinase Lr10-like, whose translation is MSGGSLLFAAYTVLLLLLLLLHVPSSCSQTASNNCTANKAHDNSDCARSCGNINVNYPFRLKGDSKHCGNKRFELSCEAKGNGTTHHAVLSLLSGKYYVQAINYNNFTIRLVDAGVHKIKDNYFSHPLYSLAPFNFSYDSVYTGPLQACLHPAYRLFNPDGPLLPTDMPRFYFAKLLGCAVGFLVLYVAAKFTFGFPFVTALLIYKWRRRHLSMYENIEDFLQSNNNLMPIRYSYSDIKKMARGFKDKLGEGGYGSVYKAKLRRGHLVAIKMLGKSKTNNGQDFINEVATIGRIRHVNVVRLIGFCVEGSKRALVYDFMSNGSLEKYIFSQQGDVSLSCHKIFEIALGVARGIDYLHQGCDMQILHFDIKPHNILLDENFTPKVSDFGLAKLYPLDNSIVSLTAARGTMGYIAPELFYKNIGGVSYKADVYSFGMLLMEMAGRRKNLNA